Genomic segment of Juglans microcarpa x Juglans regia isolate MS1-56 chromosome 7S, Jm3101_v1.0, whole genome shotgun sequence:
CGAAACACGACTTTAACAGTGGCGCCATTTGTGGGATTCTTGTAGATCTTGCGTGTACTTCGTATGCCAGAGACAACCCGTTCCGGGCAACTTAGGAGGGGCATAATGAAGAGGGCAAAATGTTTGCGAGGAGAATGAGAAGCTCAGAAACCTCAACAAGGGCAAAATGAAGAGGTAGAGCCTAGTAATAGCGAGCACATGGAGTCTGGAAATGAGGGAGCTGGAGTGAACGTggtggaggagaggaagaataTGCAAGAAGAGGTCCAcaatctcaaaagaaaatacGAAGAGATTGCAAAGAAAGTGTGCACATCATCGTTGGTGGACCAACTGCTCACAAGCACTGATCTACCCTACACGGAAAAAATGATGGCTATGTTGTTGCCACCAAAGGTCAGGGTCCCCACCATGGAGATGTACGATGGGGGAAGGGACCCCTTTGAGCACTTGGAAACCTACAGGGCTCACATGACGTTGCATGACTTCTTGGGAAAGGTGGCATGCAAGGCGTTCTCGCTGACCCTAAAGGACCCAGCACGAGTATGGGTCAGGTCTCTAGCTCCCGGTTCTGTAGATAGTTTTGGCAAGCTGGCTCGACTATTTTTGAcccagttcatgtcaagtcgAAGAAGGCGATGCCTAGTAACTTACCTCCTCACCATTAAACAAGGAGAGGAGAAAAGTCTGAAGGCGTACTTGTCCTGGTTCAACAGGGAGCACATGACCATCGATGACCAGGATGAAAAGATAACCTTGACGGTGCTTCTAGGAGGGGTTTGGTCTGGCCATGATCCTAGTTCATGGCCGAGCTAGCGAGAAGAACTCTTGTAATGTTGCAAGAGTTTTGGACTAGGCCGATAATTTCATTAACACTGAAGACACTCTTCGGGCCTTAATGGAGCCAAGGAAGCAGGAGCTGGAATGTGCGGAAAGGAAGGCAAAAGCCCTAACCAAGGTTACGGCCCACGAGAAGCCGGAAAAGAGCTCGCACGATAAGAGAAGGGAGAAAGCCCTGACGAGGCAACTGAGACCTCGTTTCGACTGACCGACGTTTACCATCCACGAGACCAACCCCTCTGCTGCCCGCAAAGATGATGACCAAGGCATTGTCCGCCGTTACTGTACGTACCACAAGTCCACCTCGCACAATACCGAAGATTGCTTCAACCAACAAGAGAGGAGGGAACAAGCGAAACGGACAAGGCAACGTTACCCGCCCGCCCGAAGGCTGGAGCGAGAAAGGGGGAAGGTTGAGGGAGAGGAGCACTGACCGATTCGATTGACGCAGAAGGGAAGAAAGCCCTCAGCAACGACCACCAGCACGGGGGTTGCAGCAAGACCGTTGATAAGTGTTATtcttatgtaatttttattactcatttatttatgaagagtgtcattttcccttcaatactattgattttattttatttctacatattttatttgttttcttggatttaaaggaatgagaagatttagtgcaaaaggagagcattttggtacaaaaaaaaaagagactacggatccagacaGATAAGAGGTAGctagatctgaagagagccgatgagatttgggcgaggtGCCTTGTCCCGTGTgtagcaaagagatttctctcgcccAAAAGCGggaagacttacctctcggtaggcgagaGACTCGCGACCATAAGGCGTGACTAGAAGGCGCAAAAatttggcgacaaggctctaggcagttagattgggcgactagtctaaacaaccaacttaaaagaccaatcTAAACAttatcgtgggcaacaactagaaaatgcgAGAAAAGTCTTTCATCCAGGTCGAAAGTCTTTCCACttggtaggcgaggagagggtcgtgtggtctttgtgacctctaCGCTCGTTCATTTGTGACTTTTGCACTAGTTATATTTAGCGCACATGGCATCTACCCGGTGAGATAATTCCTCCCGACCACCAAATtcgagttccgcaatcaatctgttggcaaccaaatcctcccgaacccTGCAATTCAAGCCATATCACtgaattttccattttaaataaTCTCGTTATTATTGGGATAATTTCTTTcatgttaatatttatctttagaaactattttctagatctTTATGCAAGATTGTAGCCGTAGTTATCTTGTTTCTAGATTTGAATTTCGAATTGGAGtcgagagtttttatgttttagagtctgagtttgagtttagagttccagaatttattctttaagtgtTCTTTCGAGAATGTGGAACTGAAGAGCAGAtgcgagagccgcatgcttcatcactCGACTTCAACGAAGaatactagttttattctttttcttttcaattctattatgaactaattctattttctagagcattGAGACGAgacattttctatcattttttatgcaAGTTGGGCAGTACGTATATCCATgcaccaacttgagggggagtattgaCAGAATCTCCATTACACAAAATCagcaaaatcaccacaaaattaGCATCTTCTTGATTTTAGGACATTAGTTATCAAATTGTAATGATTTCCATACCTAATCAGTTACCATAATTAGCTTAGACCTGTATCTAATTTTTTTGCATATTCTTCCATGTTAAAAAGTAAGTTTCAGACATACAAGATTACAATTTAGACAAATGGCTGATTTGGTTACACAAtgtcaaactatctcatctcatcttatataatcattacaattttcacaaactctcacacaaaatataataaattatttaattttttcaaatctcaaaactaaaataatattaaaaaaattatattataataatattttatttaacttttaacaaaatatctcatctaatcttataTCATCTGAATTGCGTAACCAAACAAGACTAAAAGGTTTGTATAGGTTTGTTGGTTATAACAACGATACAAAATTTGGGTCTTccctcttgaaaaaaaaatcataaattcatattaaattcCTTAggtcaagaaaatatttgagaggaaAGCTTTCAACCTTCTCCGTCTATTAGGGGAAATAAAACCTTTTATAGACATACATCATTTATTCTATAGTCGAATGAGAATTGTAAAATCTCAAGTACATGtacatgcattttttattttactaatagATAAGATCATAAGCTGCCTGTTGTATTCTttcaaaaataagaatttgGGATTTTTAACTTTGGTGGAGTGGTGTCCACGCGATCAAGCCAACTGTTTTCTAAGGTCTTTGTGctaaaaatctgaaaacaagaaaaagaaaaagaaaacacaatttACAATATTTGTCATGCCAAACCCAATTCCATAAGTGAAACGTGGCATTCCACCATCGAACTGAACACAACGGCTTACGAGAGCCACTAAACAAGTACGTGTAATCCAAACCTCTTCTTCGACACCAAAAGCTAGCTTCCCTCCCCAAATGGCCACGTTTCCACCGGGTTTCACCACTAAAACAGCTTCTTCACCTCTGACCTGAGctctaaaacacaaaaaaggcAAAATCAGACTGACTTTTAAACATACCAATGACGTATTTTGCTCCAAGTAGTCATCCTTCTCTCTGCTCGTCGCCACCATTGCCCAGAACCAAGCGAACCCCAGCTCTGGTTTGCCAAAGCATCCATTTTTCATTCAAGAACCAACCGTTTCTGAGCACTTCAAACTGTTTTCCAACTAGCCATTTGCTGAAACCATCTATTTTGATTGTAAAAGCATCGGAAACTGAGTCCCCGACATCGAAAGCGGGGAGTGGAAGTGATGGGAGAGATGGAGATGAGGAACAGTATGAAGAGTATGAGGTGGAGCTGGTGCAGCCATATGGCCTGAAATTCACCAAGGGCAGAGATGGTGGCACTTACATAGATGCGATTGCGTCGGGTGGATCGGCTGACCAGTCTGAAATGTTCGCTGTTGGGGATAAAGTACTTGCCACCAGGTTTACTTTGCTCTTCCTTGAATTTCTTTTCTGATTTTGTTGATGAGGTAGGAGGATTCGTGTTCCATCTGAAactttctgttgtttatttgtcGGGGTGGATTTATCTATCCTTGCTCTATGGAATGGGGTAGAAGAGGTGGTCAAGATCTTGCATTAAATTCTGTAATAAGGACTGAGAGGGACCAGGCCATGACTAGCTTCGATAGAGCAAACCTTGGGTACTTTTTTGGACTTTTAAACCATGTGCAAAGAAGACTAATTCAAGACAGCAGCCATTGCCCCTCGGTTGAGTTAATGGTGAAAAGGCATATTGCGAAATCCGAGTGGTTCAATATCGGGTTTGACAAAGTTGTCTTATTTTGCTGTAGTGCAGCAGTTTTATTTTAAAGGGTACCCCAGTTCCTGAGTGGCTAGTTATTGTTTTATGGGTTTATCtgtcttttcaaattttctgaaTCAATGTCGAAAATCCTGTGAATTTTTGCTCGATTTCCAATAAATAAGGCATGGTTGAAGTGCGGCTGAGAAGTGCTACGTGTATGCAGTGCAGTGTTCGGGACAGAAATATGGCCTGCTGCTGAATATGGAAGGACAATGTATACCATTCGCCAAAGAGTGGGCCCATTGCTCATGAGAATGCAGAAGAGATATGGTTCGTTCAAAAACACTCTCATAGGATAATGACAAAATCACTGAAGTTCATGCTAATGTGCTGCACCATATTAAACTTAATTTCGACAATATCCCAGAAATCTAATGCCTGTTCATATTTCCATTCCATAGTCTATATTATTGACCTTGTAAGTTTTGCATCATGGTCTGACCGTCTGAGGCTGTGAATTTAAACTGTCCGGGAAGCTCGAGGATGTTGGTGAACTAACAGAAAAGGAGATTATTCGAGCTGAGAGGAACTCGGGCGTGATTAGTAATAGAGTGAGGGAAATTCAAGTATGTATTCCCTTTCCCAAATTCCAAAATGGCAGTTGATCTATAGGACATTCTGTAACTCTAAATCCCTTTGCGTCCTCTATCAATGTGaatctttttcccttttcattaACACATAAACAACATAGCGTATGAATATGTAATCGATTTCAGTTGCAAAATGCCCTCAGAAAAAGGGAACAGAAAGAGCGCAGGGCAAAGGACCTTCGAGAAGGACTGCAACTTTACAAGTAAGACTTGCCAACCCAACATGTTTTAAGcttgtattattttgttagtGGCGCTCTAAGCTAAATCTTGGAAATCATATACCATTGACATGACGGACTATAACTCTGAAATCactctctttattttatatttttgatagattttttgtttgttaatcATAAAGGAATGCTAAATATGAGGAAGCATTAGAGAAGTTTGAGTCGGTATTGGGGTCAAAGCCAGATCCAGACGAAGCTTCAGTAGCAAGTTACAATGTGGCATGTTGTTATTCTAAACTTAATCAGGTACTGGTCATGTTTGCATGAACAGAATCGCATCATTAACCATTGATTACTGAGGCATTTCCTTTTTCTAAGTGTTCTCAATGGTGTTCACATCAGTAGACATGGCAATTTTTAGCGGGCAAGCGCACCAACTTCCCGGGGTTTTTACTTTCATAAGTCTTGAGTGAAAATGTCAAAAACGCTATCCTCGTGACTTCCCAACCCCATATCAATCAAAATACAGCAAACTGAAGTTCCCCAATCTGCTCTTTTTTTCCTCGTTAGAGTAGGGGAGCTTTCTCAATATGCTGCCTCCATCCTAGCTCAAGTGCTCAACTTAGAAATAGCATCATCTGAGTTTACCCATTTGGATTTATGCTACTTCTTGTAGATGCTTTCTGAATTGATGAAGGATATATTATTGTTTCCTAATCTCTCTTACTCATATAACCCGTAATATAAGCAGTTACTAGCTGGACTCTCCGCTCTGGAAGATGCCTTGCAAGCAGGATTTGAAGACTTCAAGGTATATATTTAACCAATGATTAGAAtggaaatacaagaaaaataaatcaccTTGTTACTTAAACAGCACGCCCTGCAAGCTGTCTGACATTGGTACTACTGTGGAACAGAGAATCCGAACAGATCCTGACCTGGCCAAAATAAGAACATCCCAGGAATTTGAGACTCTTTTGAAAAGGTTCGACGAGTCATTTATCAATGAAAATGCCATCAATGCCATCAAGTCTTTATTTGGCATACTCAACAAGAACTAGAGTCTTGAATTAGCTTCAAATATATGGAGTGCTGAGTTCTCAATCGTATGTGAGCTTACCATAAAGCTAATGCAGGGGTTGGCATTGCCATGTTTCAAAACAGTCAGTTTTTCTTACgtgaatttatttatatcatcaGTTTTGAATTGACTATTGGGAAaattcaaggttttttttttttcccccataaTGATTTGTTGCTCTTGAATTATCTCTCCGGTCACAATGTATTATTTGTGATTCTTTAGACAAGATTATTTACTAAAGGGAATCTTAACATGGAAATGTTTCATTCCTTCTAACCCGATTGTCTATGTTTGTTATGTAGAAAACACATACATGCTTATCCACTCTTGCTTCTAATCGAAATTTGGTTCTATGAATCGGTTGACTTGTAGTTTTATTTGAATGTCCTCCATTTGTTGTAGCAAATGGGAGGGTAAAGTTGTTCGTGGGTTCTAACCTCCAGGCTCCAAGGATATGTCCTCTCTTTAATttacagaaattaaaaaagagagggagaagtaAATGATATAATCACTATGGGTAATGCATGCCAATGTCATCCTTAGTATGTTACAATGAAATTGTAAATAACATTAGgcaaactaatatatatatatatatatatatatatatatatatattcttgttgCCATCTTCAGTTTTCCTTTTCCTATGCAATGCCAACCAAAGTTGCTTACCTACAGATATATTCCCAAATTGTCCAGGATTTGCACCAAATTTCAAGGAAAATACGCAAGAATTTACCTTTTATCTGTTCAGATGAGCTGCTAAAGGCATATATTGACGTACTTCTTTTTAGGTCTGATCTTTGAGATATGAAAGTCCAGCTCAAAGCTTTACTTCACTTGCTTACAAATACACAGTATATTCTTAACAATTAAACCTAAATGTACAAAAATTATCAGACTACTACcagaaaagtagaagaaaaaaaagaaaaaagaagtatatatattaaaaaaaaacaaattagcaGAATAGGAAAGCTGATCAAGTGATATATCTAGGCCTGTAATAGGCCTATAACTTAAGAGAGGAGTGTAAGGAGAAATGCAGGCCATGAAACAGAGTACCCTTAATATAGCgtaaaatttgaagaacaacaacaaaatggATAGACCGAGGCGCACTCATGAATTGACTGACTAGATGAATAGCATATAAAAAGCCAGGCCTAGTAACAGTGAGATAAATGAGATTGCCAACTAACTGTTGATAAAGTGTTGCATTTGGAAGTGGGGAACCATTAGTGGCAAGGAGTTTGGTATTATACTCAAGCAGACTAGTGTCTATCTTGTTATCTGTCAAACCAGCTTTGGAGAGTAAATCAGAAGCATATTTGTCTTGAGTAAGATAATAGCCATCCGAACTTGAAGTAACTTCAAGTCCGAGAAAGTAGTTAAGGTGTCCTAGattcttcatctcaaaattatgactaagaaaatcttgaagatcTTGAATGCCAACAATATCATCACCTGTAATAATCATATTATCCATATAGAGGAGAAGGATGAGAGTACTTGCACTAGTAGTATGAAGAAAGAGGGTAGAATCATATGAGCTAAAAAGAAAGCATTGTTGAGAAACCATTGACCGAAATTTGTTGAACCAAGCTTGAGGAGCTTGTTTGAGCTCGTAAAGAGCTCGATGAAGATGGTAAACTTTATGTGGAGGATGCTTATAGCCAGGTGGAGGCTGTATGTAAACTTCTTCACTAAGATCACTATTGAGGA
This window contains:
- the LOC121241652 gene encoding protein MET1, chloroplastic-like isoform X1, which translates into the protein MTYFAPSSHPSLCSSPPLPRTKRTPALVCQSIHFSFKNQPFLSTSNCFPTSHLLKPSILIVKASETESPTSKAGSGSDGRDGDEEQYEEYEVELVQPYGLKFTKGRDGGTYIDAIASGGSADQSEMFAVGDKVLATSAVFGTEIWPAAEYGRTMYTIRQRVGPLLMRMQKRYGKLEDVGELTEKEIIRAERNSGVISNRVREIQLQNALRKREQKERRAKDLREGLQLYKNAKYEEALEKFESVLGSKPDPDEASVASYNVACCYSKLNQLLAGLSALEDALQAGFEDFKRIRTDPDLAKIRTSQEFETLLKRFDESFINENAINAIKSLFGILNKN
- the LOC121241652 gene encoding protein MET1, chloroplastic-like isoform X2 — encoded protein: MTYFAPSSHPSLCSSPPLPRTKRTPALVCQSIHFSFKNQPFLSTSNCFPTSHLLKPSILIVKASETESPTSKAGSGSDGRDGDEEQYEEYEVELVQPYGLKFTKGRDGGTYIDAIASGGSADQSEMFAVGDKVLATSAVFGTEIWPAAEYGRTMYTIRQRVGPLLMRMQKRYGKLEDVGELTEKEIIRAERNSGVISNRVREIQKKGTERAQGKGPSRRTATLQLLAGLSALEDALQAGFEDFKRIRTDPDLAKIRTSQEFETLLKRFDESFINENAINAIKSLFGILNKN